Below is a genomic region from Triticum dicoccoides isolate Atlit2015 ecotype Zavitan chromosome 5A, WEW_v2.0, whole genome shotgun sequence.
CCACTCCTAAAACTACATTAATCTGAGAGAGATATTGTTGTTCTGTGATCATTTTTCGATGAACTTATCTGTGGTCTGCATATCTTATTCGCAATCTTCTCGGGCAGACACTTTAAAGAAGAAGTATGGCAATGCTGAGGCAAACATAACAGAGCTGAAAAGGTTGGACTGTACAGTTTTGCATGGTGTTGATGCAAAACTGATGAAGCTTTACCCTTCTCTGAAGATGAGACGGTTCGATCGGATCGTCTTTAATTTTCCTCATGCTGGGTTCAACGGAAAAGAGGATAACCCGCTAGTCATCAAGTATGTGCACTAATCTTTGGTTAATTCATGGATTACAAAATTGATATCTTTTAACATATTGGCTGGTTGCATCATAATTGGTCTTAGTGACTTTCTTTGGTTTAAGTTTGATTTAGTATTCATGGGGCAGCATCTGTGTATGAGGAGTTTCATTTTTGGTGGTTTAGTCTAGAAAATTTATGCATAGGTGCATGCGTCATTGAATGGAAtctataggaattttaattttattTTAGTTATGGCCAACGAGGACTCTGTCACGTTGCACAGTCTCGTTGGTTGAAATGCGCTGTTTTTTATGGTTGCAGTAAGAATAGATAGCATTTTAGATATATTGCACATGCCATAGCTATGTATTCTCTGTATTCAAGATGACATTTATCTTATCATGAAGGCAGAAATATCTCCATGTACCAAATGCAAGAAAAGTAAACTAGAATGTTTTCATTCGATTCCTGAACCTTCACGTAAATCTTATACATCAccctgtttgctagttccttctctGTATCTACTACTACCTCCGTTTTTGTAGATGTAAGACGTTTCTGTAGGctacaaaaatgtcttatattatgatACGGAGGTAGTAGTACTTACAAATACAAGGCATTCGAACTGTAACATCAAACTGTTTTTGTAACTTGTAAGCAGAAGTTTCTATACATATGAACTGTGAAGTAAGATTGGTTCGTTTATCTGTAAGGAGCTTAATGTTTGTCTGCTAATGGTAGTTAACTGATGGTTTCTTATTTAGTTTAGTTAACCCAAGAACCTTCTCAAATCTAATGTTTTAACATACTTTTGGATCGTTGGTTTATTTGCTAACTTCTAATTAACATGTTGCTTTGACCTGTAGCTTGCATAAGCAGCTGGTAAATGGGTTTTTTGCCAATGCACAACACCTGCTTCGGCCCTTTGGTGAAATCCACCTTAGCCACAAGACAGGATATCCTTACGACGCATGGGATATCGAGCAACTAGCCAATGAGTCTTGTCTTATTATGTTTGCTAAAGATATTTTCTGCAAAGAGGAGTACCCTGGTTATAACCAAAAGAGAGGAGATGGTGCAAAGTGCGATCAATCTTTTGCTCTAGGTCCTTGCTACACGTTTAAGTTCTGCATCGGAGACGTAAAGAAACTGAAGAAAGCACGTGGAAACGTTGGTTCAGTCTCATCCCTTGGAGGCAGCAAATTCTATCCTGGCATCTTAGCAACTGACACGAGGCCATTTGATTTGCATCCACTTGCTCCAGCATGGCCTCGGCCACACTTTCCTCCAGCCAACAGAGTTGACATGCCAATCATGTTTGATCCTTACCCCTTTGGAGGTCCTCCAATGGAACGTCCAGGTTTGCCACTCAACTTCTATGGCCCAGAGAGAGCTCCTTACTTTCATCACCAGGACATGATCCAGCCACTGTGCAGAGGGCCACCGCTGCATGTTTTGCCCAACCAAGGCAGCTTTCATCCACCAATGGACATGATCCAGCCACTGTGCAGAGGGCCACCGCTGCATGTTTTGCCCAGCCAAGGCGGCGGGTTTCATCCACCAATGCCCCGCCTCGTGCATCCAGAGCAGCCTTGGCACCAAGAGAGGCCTCCAGTTGTGCCACCATGGAGAAGCAACGACTACTACTCAGGAGAATACCAGAGGAGTCTGCAGCGGGAGTATGAGATTGAGAGGCAACTGATGCCTGGAGGAGCCAGCCTGGGTTACTCTGATTTCCTTGAGAATCGCTACAGGGAGTCGGATCAGAGGCGGGGGAGGCTGGAAATGCTGATTCAGTTCTACGGTGGGCGGTGAAGGATCATTTTGGAGGCTGTGTCTCTGCTGCAAGGGTCTCACTAGAGCAGAGAAACTCTGTCCTTCCAAGATGACGACGCAACGTTCGACATGAGGTGTTTTGTACAGTTAGGGCCATTTTGCGTGGCGAACACCGACCACGAGTCCAGAACAGCACAAGTAATGCTGTTTTCTACTACTACTATCTGCTATCTAGTCTAAACGAATACCCCTCCCTATAGACAGCCAAGCCTCATTTTGCAATGGAGCTGTCTTCAGGGGCTCAAAACAGTCCGCGGTTATCTCGGTTTATCAACGGTAAGCCTGAACCTGGGGTATGTAACTGGCATCACTTTTGCTTCAGGTCTTACTTGTAAGACTTTCCTAATCTATTACTACCCCCTTATATGCAAGAAAATACTGCTTATGACTTGTGTGCTGCTGTCGTTTTTTCTTTTTGAACTTTGGAATTTGCACCGCCTGAGAAACTGCCACTGTTGTTATCTTAAACATAGAATTCGAACACCGATGCAAGGTAGAAAACACACTGCAGCCAGGTTGACAATTTTATGAAGTTGTTAGATGTGATACTCGTTTTTTTCTTCTCGggtttaggggctgtttggttggtGACCTGAGCAGCGTGCCTGAGAAAAGTAGACAGAGCAGCCGGAGATTCTTGCGACTTTAGCCTGGCGAGGCAACCTAGCTAAGATGCTGTTTAGTTCGTGCCTGAGCGTACCTGAGCATTATGCAATAAAAAATGATAGCCGTTTCGTTTTAAAATATAGTGCGCCTGCGCTTTTCAAGGTTtaactttgatcataaatttaaccaacaagaccgactgcggcgggagcaacAATTATATTGCTCCCATCGCAGTCGGTCTTGTTGGTTATATTGCTCCCATCGCAGTCGGTctcgttagttaaatttatggtcgccCCCCCCTTCCCGCGTCGTTCGCTCTGGGCTACTCGGGGGCCAAACCCTAGCAGGCCGCCGGTTCCCCCCACCTccctccttctcctccgccgccgccggcagccgccCTCGCGGTGGTAGGTGGCGGCAGGGATTCCCCGTGCACCCGCCTCGACATTGGTGACCATCCCACCCCGCATCAGACGCCGCCGCCCACTTCTCCAGATCCTGGTGGCCGCCGACGCCAGCCCTCTGTGGCGGTCGTTGGTCGCCGGAGCTGTCGGCTTGCCCCCCTCCAGTTCCGGTGCGGGGGACTCCTGGGAAGGTCCGACTGCCAGATCAGGCCGGCTCTGCCCTGGATCGGGGCCGGCTCCTCTTTGGCGGCTGGTGGGCCGGGAATCGCCGGATCCGATCAGATCTGGCCGGCGCAGCCCTGCCTCGTCGTCCGGCTTGCGTGTTCACGATGTGGTCTCCCTGGTGGCGGCCGTGTGGGCCGTTCTCCGTGTTTTGACGGGATGTGCGCGGTgggtggatgccggggcggcggcctcgggcggtgtGGACGGCGTTGCCTCTCGTCGGACAACGGTCGTGGGAGCTGGTGGTCCGTGACTTCGGCCGTGCGGGCGGCGAGGTCTCGGTGGACGTCTACTGCGGTGGGTCGGGGTGCCCCGTCATCCGGCGTGCCTGCTTTGATGGAGTCCAACGCCTTCTCCGGCTGTGTGCGCTCCCCTGTCCAGGTCTTTGGCCGGATGGATGGGACGGGGGcgggatcgggggaaacccttggccgtcGGTGGAGGCCACGACAAGGGCGGCGCCTTTGTGGGCGTCGGTTCCCTTCTTGGAGGCCTTGTCGAGGTCCTATCCCGTCTCTCGCTGTGCTATTCATTTGGGCGAAAGCTCTAGTTCTCCTTGCGGGCGACGACGTCGTACCTTCGTCGCGCTCCTTTTTGAAGGCGTCGCCTGGGGTTCCCGAAAGCACGGTAGGCGCTTTGTGGTGCGTGTGAGGTGTTTGGCGGCGGCAATGTGTGCGGCGTTTCATCTTTTCTACCGCCGATCTTCATCTTGTGGTAGCGCTCcttctgcttggagatggactagcgtaggtggtggtcgtcatttggcgtcatggtggcgtcgatggcagaggaaCCTGTCAAGGTTGGAATTtcaatctgctctgaagacggaccagtggaagatggcggcggcgacacttgtgagtgcgtcagaccggtttatgcctcagacccggtatgtggctaggctggggattccggctattgatgttaggtttaggtgagtggtctgggtagtggcccagctagcaccccttcatcatttggataggagtagtggcatatgttgcctAGACGGCGGATTCAAGCATAGTGTTTGTaacactttgtaaggtcctcgagaataatcaataaagtgacaGCATGCATCTTTCAGATGCAGAGgttggggtcatcctccttttttaaaaaaaagttaaatttatggtcaaaattgaaGTATGGAAATCAAGGATGCACTATATATTTGAAACATGCATGCACCCATCAATACGCTAAGCTGCATGCGCGCGTCTGAGTCTCATGCCTCCGATTCTGGTGGTCTGACTCCGGCTAATCACTTTTTTTTCTATAAAGGATGAATTTTGTTGATTCAAAGTGAACCATCACGTAGATACAAAACATAATAAATACATATCCGTCCTCTGCATAATTAGGATGTACATAGCCAACActaacacgcacacacacacacaaaaacatgcCGACAAATATCAAAATCATacaagaccaaagctatgtctTAACGAGAGAAAAAAAAACCCGAATTGATCAAAACAATAGTAGGCAAACTACGAAAACAACCATATATGCACCAATCTTCTCTTGACATCACACTGACAACAAGATTCTTCAACAACAACGTCTTCAAGAAAGAAATGACGCTCAAGCGTCACCAtcaccggatccaaccaccaaAGGTTAGACTTTAGGTTTCACTCTAAAGAACAACTTCGAGCATATCTAAGCAATGCCTTCAACACTCCGACTAATCACATGCCTATGCGCCTGCACAAATGCTTAGGATAGCAACCAAACAAGGCTCAGACCAGTGTCTGGCTTGCTTGTGGCCAGGCACGTTTATCTCAAGGTAGCAACCaaacaaccccttagtatttgtcaAGTGCCTGAGAATTTAGCTTGCATTTTGCATTGGTCAGTGGATTCTGTGTGGTGGAGCGGCAGCACTCCAAGGCTGAGACGGGGAGGCCGGCGTCTGGTTGCGACATCCTTGACAAGGCCTCACTAAGGACCTCACCGGCGGAAGGGAGGCAACGATTGACGGTGCAGGGTCGGGTGCGGTAACCGGCACCCAGAGGTGGATGGGGCCTAAAGTCACGTCCGGGGCGGTGGTAGCATGGTAGAGGCGGTGGCAAGGCGTATGTGGCGGATAGAGGGTGATATTATGGACGGTATGCCCGTGTAGCGGATTTATAAAAAAACATTTAAATTGTTGTATAGATTTCTAGTCTATTAGCAAAAAGTAATGACATTTAATTTGTCTGCTATTTAAAAACTATGGGTGTGGGTGTCGATCGATAATTCTAAACAGAAGGACGCTTATGGGGCCATTACGGGGTCTCTCTTCTAACTAATCTCTGCACNNNNNNNNNNNNNNNNNNNNNNNNNNNNNNNNNNNNNNNNNNNNNNNNNNNNNNNNNNNNNNNNNNNNNNNNNNNNNNNNNNNNNNNNNNNNNNNNNNNNNNNNNNNNNNNNNNNNNNNNNNNNNNNNNNNNNNNNNNNNNNNNNNNNNNNNNNNNNNNNNNNNNNNNNNNNNNNNNNNNNNNNNNNNNNNNNNNNNNNNNNNNNNNNNNNNNNNNNNNNNNNNNNNNNNNNNNNNNNNNNNNNNNNNNNNNNNNNNNNNNNNNNNNNNNNNNNNNNNNNNNNNNNNNNNNNNNNNNNNNNNNNNNNNNNNNNNNNNNNNNNNNNNNNNNNNNNNNNNNNNNNNNNNNNNNNNNNNNNNNNNNNNNNNNNNNNNNNNNNNNNNNNNNNNNNNNNNNNNNNNNNNNNNNNNNNNNNNNNNNNNNNNNCGTCCGTGTGTGTAACATTGCTCGGGTGTCGATGTCGTGCGAGGCAGTGTGGCCAGCCGTGGGTGATGAAGGTCATTGGTTATGCGAGGAAGGTTTTGCGGGGCCGGAAGAAGATGAATTATAGCATGTATGTGTCTACGTTTTTTACCATGTTTAGAGTTTGTCTTTGTTTCAAAGTGTTACATTCGGTTTTTGTTCTCGTTCCAAAGTGTATATTAATGTCTCATCATATATTATTGTGCATATTAAAACCAATCCAAAATAGGAGCATCTTTTTTATTGGCACATGATGATACCCATTGAAATAAAGAACGAACAAACATTTTGAGACGAGATAAATTTTGACAACGACAAAAATGGTTAGCGTGAATCTTAAAGCAGCCACAGATATCCATGCACGGATATCCCGTTTACGATATGTACGCAGCAAAATCAAAATCGGGTAAGTCACCCGTAGGCAGTTCCTTCTGGCGGCTAGCGCACGAAGCGCTCGGGATAGCCCTTCCGTTTCTCCTCTTTATGTTAAGTGGGTATTTATTTCTTGACCCTCTAGTTTCTATATAAAGCAACAAGGAGCCATCATTGTAACACCTGATTATTGATTAATAAAGCTGGTCTCCTCCATATCTTCCCGTGTCATTTACTTTCACGTGTTTGATTACTTTGTCTACGACGCTCGCTTTCGCTCCGCAATCTTTGACCGGACCCGCCGGCGGAGTTGCGGAACACGTTATCAGCACGCTTCGCTTCATCAACTCTCCGTCAAGCCCGCATCACGCAGCCTTTCGTCGATGCCGCGGAGATATAAGATTCGATCTCCACTTTTGCAAAAATGAATTCCTCCTGATACGCCTCAAATAGCTTTGAGATGATTTTATGGGGTGGCCTTGATCTTTCACTGACGCAAAGAGCTAGTAGAGTAAAACTTGAACGGAAGGAGATGAATTAGAACAGGCCGAATATATATAGCTGCAGTGGTGATTCTGTACGTGAACGAGTAGTAGCTAGCTAGATGGATTGGTTTAGACTAATGATgatcagcggcggcggcgacgacagaGGTTTAGACCAATGatgatcagcggcggcggcgggcgacagaGTAATTAGCAGATGGAAAACGTGAGGTGGTAGAAGTAGATTGAACAAAGTAGAGATCGGATTGACCCCTGATTGATCAAGAATCAAAACGAAGCTAGCGCCATGGGAATCAAGTCAGCCAGAACACATGCAATCAACGATCCAAATCATGGAACGCAGGAACTCAAATATGCGCCAATCATAAGATGACTTTTCTTAATATTTATCTGTATCAACTCCAACCTAAACCTAGACAACGCTGCCCCTTGCTTATATAGGTGGTGCCTAACAATTGGGCCTAGACCGACCTGGACTAGGAAAACGATGAGGACTCCTCACGTTACAACTTGTACGTAGAAACTAAAAAAACCTACAAAAACCAATTAAACTAGAAAACAAATAAAAAGGACACGCCTCCTCTGTCATGGCATTTTTGTACGCTTGATTCATCCAGGACCCATGTACGTATATTGGCCTTCGTACAAATATTGGCAAGGTGTTCTGAACATAGACTTCACTTTCTCCTGAGGCACGATCCGAGGAGCAACTTCAGTAGCATATGGAACAGGCATCATACCTAAGATTCCTCTCTGTTTTGTAGCACACATTATCTTCTTATGACGCAGAGCGGGAACCACatatttttgcatcttattttcatAGCCAGACTCTCGCTTGGAAAATACTTTACTTGGCGATAATGGTGAAACGACAAGAGTACCTGGGGTGACCGCATCATCCTCTCCCCCTTCAAACGAAATCGTCCTCGGTTTTGGAGCACCCTTCAAAACATCCTTGTGTACAAACATATGATCAACCTTGATAGCATTATTACCCATGGGCTGCAGCACACATTTGATGCCAACGTCGCGGAACACGTAAGTGTTCGACCTCCCCTCATGTATAGCGTTGCGATCGTATTGCCACGGACGACCCAATAGTAATTGGCACACATCCATTGGCACGACGTCACAAATGACCTCATCATAATATGTGCCAATATTGAACTTTACGCGTACCTTGTGAGTCACCTTCAAACGTCCGGAGTTGTACAACCACTCAATGCAATGTGGCTGCGGATGTGGCCATGCCTTCAGTCCTAAAGCATTCACCACACGCTTGCTTATGATGTTGGTGTAGCTCCCTCCATCAATAATCAACTTGCAACACTTGTTTTTGATCTTGCATTGTGACTGAAAAATTTTCCACCGCTGTCCCGAACTTGGAATTTGATCCTCTTTAGCTTGCTGCACCATGATGCATGGCAGGTCATCATAATCTAGAGGATAGCACATGATAGGATTAGATTCACTTTCCCCTTCCTTGGGCTCATCAGACTCTGAGTCAATTTTGTCTTCGGAAACATATCCATCATTAACAAGGAGCACTCTCTTCTTGTTCGGACAATCAATGTGTTTGTGTCCCCTTCCTCCACATGTGTAACAAACAATCTCACTAGTACGCATAGCAGACTGCGCACTTGAATCATCCCTTGAAGCCACTTTGCTCGCGGCCATAGATTCTTTGCTCATCTCCTTGTGATTGGTAGCAGCTGACCTATAGGATGAAGCTGTCTTGACATTATCATCGTCATGCGAATAGGAACGTCGCCCCATGCTGAAATTGGTGCGGCCTTTGGAAACTTGCTTGGCTTTGACCCACTGTTCGGCACGCT
It encodes:
- the LOC119299655 gene encoding uncharacterized protein LOC119299655; the protein is MRRPRRAGKPGGGGGCGGKAAPGAEDAEGGPVIAVGGEGDPSVPGIPVAGDGGGEKAPLGTAVAVALKSAEGVPVIAVVSDVEPAVLGVPVAAAAGGGDGGEKAPLGAEVAAAVKGAKGAPVVAVGGEAEAPVQGDPAAPAADRKADAPAAKGVAEKDDEGVRWLKHYSSMQSILIVGDGDFSFSLALATAFGSGEHIVATSLDSYDTLKKKYGNAEANITELKRLDCTVLHGVDAKLMKLYPSLKMRRFDRIVFNFPHAGFNGKEDNPLVINLHKQLVNGFFANAQHLLRPFGEIHLSHKTGYPYDAWDIEQLANESCLIMFAKDIFCKEEYPGYNQKRGDGAKCDQSFALGPCYTFKFCIGDVKKLKKARGNVGSVSSLGGSKFYPGILATDTRPFDLHPLAPAWPRPHFPPANRVDMPIMFDPYPFGGPPMERPGLPLNFYGPERAPYFHHQDMIQPLCRGPPLHVLPNQGSFHPPMDMIQPLCRGPPLHVLPSQGGGFHPPMPRLVHPEQPWHQERPPVVPPWRSNDYYSGEYQRSLQREYEIERQLMPGGASLGYSDFLENRYRESDQRRGRLEMLIQFYGGR